The Mycolicibacterium smegmatis genome has a window encoding:
- a CDS encoding Lrp/AsnC ligand binding domain-containing protein, with the protein MVEAYVLIQTEVGRAEVVAKQLASLAGVVSAEYVTGPYDVVLRVSADTLEALRADVVPSVQQVAGITRTLTCPIASGT; encoded by the coding sequence GTGGTCGAGGCGTACGTGTTGATCCAGACCGAGGTGGGCCGCGCCGAGGTCGTAGCGAAACAACTCGCCTCGCTCGCGGGCGTCGTCTCGGCGGAATACGTGACGGGCCCTTACGATGTCGTGCTTCGCGTCAGCGCCGACACGCTCGAGGCGCTGCGCGCGGACGTGGTGCCGAGCGTGCAGCAGGTCGCCGGGATCACACGAACGCTGACCTGCCCGATCGCGAGCGGCACATAG
- a CDS encoding uracil-DNA glycosylase → MTARPLNELVEEGWARALEPVADQVAQMGEFLRTELAEGRQYLPAGQNVLRAFTFPFDQVRVLIVGQDPYPTPGHAVGLSFSVAPDVRPLPRSLSNIFTEYTEDLGHPQPSSGDLTPWAERGVMLLNRVLTVRPGTPASHRGKGWEAVTECAIRALVAREQPLVAVLWGRDAATLKPMLAEGDCATIESPHPSPLSASRGFFGSRPFSRVNELLQRRGIEPIDWKLP, encoded by the coding sequence GTGACCGCACGACCGCTGAACGAACTCGTCGAGGAAGGTTGGGCCCGCGCGCTGGAGCCCGTGGCAGATCAGGTGGCGCAGATGGGGGAGTTCCTGCGCACCGAACTCGCCGAGGGCAGGCAGTACCTGCCCGCCGGGCAGAATGTGCTGCGGGCGTTCACATTTCCGTTCGATCAGGTGAGGGTGCTGATCGTCGGGCAGGATCCCTACCCGACACCGGGCCACGCGGTGGGCCTGAGCTTCTCGGTCGCGCCCGACGTGCGGCCGCTGCCGCGCAGCCTGTCCAACATCTTCACCGAGTACACCGAGGATCTCGGCCACCCGCAGCCCAGCAGCGGCGATCTGACGCCGTGGGCAGAGCGTGGGGTGATGCTGCTCAACAGGGTGCTCACGGTGCGCCCGGGAACACCGGCGTCCCACCGCGGTAAAGGATGGGAGGCCGTCACCGAATGCGCCATCCGCGCGCTCGTGGCGCGCGAGCAGCCGTTGGTGGCGGTGTTGTGGGGGCGCGATGCCGCGACGCTGAAGCCGATGCTGGCCGAAGGTGACTGCGCGACGATCGAGTCGCCGCATCCCTCGCCGCTGTCCGCGTCACGCGGGTTCTTCGGGTCGAGGCCCTTCAGTCGCGTCAACGAACTGCTCCAGCGTCGCGGCATCGAACCGATCGACTGGAAGTTGCCCTAG
- a CDS encoding HNH endonuclease family protein — protein MTRRRTWWLALLVALAVFVAYQTISASSQRSMVADADVPTVAPGADVLAGVAVVPARMRGHDYRRAAFGDAWTDDNDAPGGHNGCDTRNDILDRDLVDKTYTSISRCPTAVATGVLHDPYTNLTIPFTRGNKTGAAVQIEHIVPLAYAWDQGARYWPQQMRVRLANDPANLVAVQGQANQDKGDKEPALWMPPNAAFHCQYAMQFIEVMRGYALPVDAPSVPVLRQAADTCPRG, from the coding sequence ATGACGCGCCGCCGCACGTGGTGGCTCGCGCTGCTCGTGGCGCTGGCGGTGTTCGTCGCCTACCAGACCATCAGCGCGTCGTCGCAGCGGTCGATGGTCGCCGACGCCGACGTGCCCACCGTCGCACCGGGCGCGGACGTGCTCGCCGGGGTGGCCGTGGTGCCGGCACGGATGCGTGGCCACGACTACCGTCGCGCCGCGTTCGGCGATGCCTGGACCGACGACAACGATGCGCCGGGCGGGCACAACGGATGCGACACCCGCAACGACATCCTCGACCGTGATCTCGTGGACAAGACGTACACCTCCATCAGCCGCTGCCCGACGGCCGTGGCGACCGGCGTCCTGCACGACCCCTACACGAACCTCACCATCCCGTTCACGCGCGGCAACAAGACCGGGGCCGCCGTGCAGATCGAGCACATCGTGCCGTTGGCCTACGCGTGGGATCAGGGCGCTCGCTACTGGCCGCAACAGATGCGGGTGCGCCTCGCCAACGACCCGGCGAATCTCGTTGCCGTGCAAGGGCAGGCCAACCAGGACAAGGGCGACAAGGAACCCGCGTTGTGGATGCCGCCCAACGCGGCGTTCCACTGTCAGTACGCGATGCAGTTCATCGAGGTGATGCGCGGCTACGCGCTGCCGGTCGACGCGCCGTCGGTGCCGGTGCTGCGACAGGCCGCCGACACCTGCCCGCGTGGTTGA
- a CDS encoding GNAT family N-acetyltransferase: protein MSLQVEQAQIVVRRADRPGDLGWVVMAHGEIYHRQFGWNTDFEALVARIVADYAAAHDPAREAGWIAEVDGQRAGCIFCVAGDEPDLAKLRILLVTPQARGLGLGRSLVDECLRFARTAGYRKVGLWTNDVLTSARKIYQAAGFRLVEQERHHSFGHDLTGQNWVLDL from the coding sequence ATGTCACTGCAAGTGGAGCAGGCCCAGATCGTCGTACGCCGCGCCGATCGTCCGGGAGATCTCGGCTGGGTCGTGATGGCCCACGGCGAGATCTACCACCGGCAATTCGGCTGGAACACCGATTTCGAGGCCCTCGTGGCCCGGATCGTCGCCGACTACGCCGCAGCACACGATCCGGCGCGCGAGGCAGGCTGGATCGCCGAGGTCGACGGCCAGCGCGCGGGCTGCATCTTCTGCGTGGCCGGCGACGAACCCGACCTGGCAAAGCTGCGCATCCTGCTGGTCACTCCGCAGGCACGCGGACTCGGCCTCGGTCGGAGCCTGGTCGACGAGTGCCTGCGCTTCGCGCGTACCGCGGGCTACCGCAAGGTCGGCCTGTGGACCAACGACGTGCTCACCTCGGCCCGAAAGATCTATCAGGCAGCGGGATTCCGGCTCGTTGAGCAGGAACGCCATCACAGCTTCGGCCACGACCTCACGGGCCAGAACTGGGTGCTGGATCTGTAG
- a CDS encoding aldo/keto reductase: MTASHGQAAAIPTVTLNDDNTLPVVGIGVGELSDSEAERSVSAALEAGYRLLDTAAAYGNEAAVGRAIAASGIPRDEIYVTTKLATPDQGFTSSQAAARASLERLGLDYVDLYLIHWPGGDTSKYVDSWGGLMKVKEDGIARSIGVCNFGAEDLETIVSLTYFTPAVNQIELHPLLNQAALREVNAGYNIVTEAYGPLGVGRLLDHPAVTAIAEAHGRTAAQVLLRWSIQLGNVVISRSANPERIASNLDVFGFELTADEMETLNGLDDGTRFRPDPATYTGS, encoded by the coding sequence ATGACCGCATCGCACGGGCAAGCTGCTGCGATTCCCACCGTCACGCTCAACGACGACAACACGCTCCCCGTTGTCGGCATCGGCGTCGGTGAACTGTCCGACAGCGAAGCCGAGCGATCGGTCTCGGCGGCGTTGGAGGCCGGTTACCGGCTGCTCGACACCGCCGCCGCCTACGGGAACGAGGCCGCGGTCGGCCGCGCCATCGCGGCCTCGGGCATCCCGCGTGACGAGATCTACGTGACCACCAAACTCGCCACGCCCGATCAGGGGTTCACGTCGTCGCAGGCCGCCGCGCGGGCCAGCCTTGAGCGCCTCGGCCTCGACTACGTCGACCTCTACCTGATCCACTGGCCCGGCGGTGACACCAGCAAGTACGTCGACAGCTGGGGCGGCCTGATGAAGGTCAAGGAGGACGGCATCGCGCGCTCGATCGGCGTGTGCAACTTCGGCGCCGAGGACCTCGAGACCATCGTCAGCCTGACCTACTTCACCCCCGCGGTGAACCAGATCGAGCTGCACCCGCTGCTCAACCAGGCCGCACTGCGCGAGGTCAACGCCGGCTACAACATCGTCACCGAGGCCTACGGCCCGCTCGGCGTCGGGCGGCTGCTGGACCACCCTGCCGTCACGGCCATCGCCGAGGCCCACGGCCGGACCGCCGCGCAGGTGCTGCTGCGGTGGAGCATCCAGCTGGGCAACGTCGTGATCTCACGCTCGGCCAATCCCGAGCGCATCGCCTCCAACCTGGACGTGTTCGGCTTCGAGCTCACGGCCGACGAGATGGAGACGCTGAACGGGCTCGACGACGGCACGCGTTTCCGTCCCGACCCCGCCACCTACACCGGTAGCTGA
- the rpmB gene encoding 50S ribosomal protein L28 → MAAVCDICGKGPGFGKSVSHSHRRTSRRWNPNIQPVRAVTRPGGNKQRINACTSCIKAGKVSRA, encoded by the coding sequence ATGGCTGCCGTGTGCGATATCTGCGGGAAGGGCCCCGGCTTCGGCAAGTCGGTGTCGCATTCGCATCGGCGGACCAGCCGGCGCTGGAATCCGAACATCCAGCCGGTGCGTGCCGTGACCCGTCCTGGCGGCAACAAGCAGCGGATCAACGCCTGCACCTCGTGCATCAAGGCCGGCAAGGTCTCGCGCGCCTGA
- a CDS encoding DAK2 domain-containing protein — protein sequence MSARRLDASALRDWAHTAVGDLITHTDEINRLNVFPVADADTGTNMLFTMRSAWAHADAQSGGDVAQVASALAAGALQGARGNSGVILSQILLGLAEVITSAAADRGGDLLDVDGPLFGAALRHGVALVAVSMGDPVPGTIVTVLQAAADAAEKCVVGGADLAEVAASAADAAATALERTPQQLDVLAEAGVVDSGGRGLLVLLDAMTATITGHAPRRPAYTPAPPRATASSSVSARAGVPADDVAPTQVPQFEVMYLLSGCAPEAVEHLRAGLEQIGESVAIATSGGGRYSVHVHVDDAGAAVEAGLAVGTLNRIQITALTGSGGSRPSGGWERERAVLAVVDGDGGAELFAGEGAHVLRPEADEPVSAKQLLRALVDVGAAQVMVLPNGYVAAEELVAGCTAAIGWGIDVVPVPAGSMVQGLAALAVHDAARQAVDDGYTMARAAAGARHGSVRVATEEALTWAGACKPGDGLGIAGDEVLIVGPDVTAAAAGLIDLLLAAGGELITVLTGHGVDSAVGEALQAHVHDKHLGVELVTYHTGHRGDALLIGVE from the coding sequence ATGTCTGCACGGCGGCTCGACGCCTCCGCCCTGCGGGATTGGGCACACACCGCGGTGGGGGACCTGATCACGCACACCGACGAGATCAACCGGCTCAACGTCTTCCCGGTCGCCGACGCCGACACGGGCACCAACATGCTGTTCACGATGCGCTCGGCGTGGGCTCACGCCGACGCCCAGTCCGGCGGTGACGTCGCGCAGGTCGCGAGCGCGCTGGCCGCGGGCGCACTGCAGGGCGCCCGCGGCAACTCCGGGGTGATCCTGTCGCAAATCCTGTTGGGCCTCGCCGAGGTCATCACGTCGGCCGCGGCCGACCGCGGCGGCGATCTCCTCGACGTCGACGGGCCGCTGTTCGGCGCGGCGTTGCGTCACGGTGTGGCGCTGGTCGCGGTGTCGATGGGCGACCCGGTGCCCGGGACGATCGTCACGGTGCTGCAGGCCGCGGCTGATGCCGCCGAGAAATGCGTGGTGGGTGGCGCCGATCTCGCCGAGGTCGCCGCGTCGGCGGCCGACGCCGCCGCGACCGCGCTCGAACGCACACCGCAACAGCTCGACGTGCTGGCCGAGGCCGGTGTCGTCGACTCGGGCGGCCGTGGGCTGCTGGTGCTGCTCGACGCGATGACCGCGACCATCACCGGCCACGCGCCGCGCCGCCCGGCCTACACGCCCGCGCCGCCGCGGGCGACGGCGTCTTCTTCGGTGTCCGCCCGGGCCGGGGTACCGGCCGACGATGTCGCCCCGACCCAGGTGCCGCAGTTCGAGGTCATGTACCTGCTGAGCGGATGTGCGCCCGAGGCGGTCGAGCACCTTCGTGCGGGGCTGGAGCAGATCGGCGAGTCGGTCGCGATCGCCACCTCGGGCGGCGGTCGGTACTCGGTGCACGTGCATGTCGACGACGCGGGCGCCGCCGTCGAGGCGGGTCTGGCGGTCGGCACTCTCAACCGCATCCAGATCACCGCGCTCACCGGATCCGGCGGTTCGCGGCCGTCCGGCGGGTGGGAACGTGAGCGCGCCGTGCTGGCGGTCGTCGACGGCGACGGCGGGGCCGAGTTGTTCGCCGGTGAGGGCGCGCACGTGCTGCGACCCGAGGCCGACGAACCTGTCAGCGCAAAACAACTGCTGCGTGCGCTCGTCGACGTCGGCGCCGCACAGGTGATGGTGCTGCCCAACGGCTATGTCGCCGCCGAGGAACTCGTCGCGGGCTGCACTGCCGCGATCGGCTGGGGGATCGACGTCGTACCGGTCCCGGCCGGATCCATGGTCCAGGGACTCGCCGCGCTCGCGGTGCACGACGCCGCACGGCAGGCCGTCGACGACGGCTACACGATGGCGCGCGCGGCGGCCGGTGCCCGGCACGGGTCGGTGCGCGTCGCGACCGAGGAGGCACTCACGTGGGCCGGTGCGTGCAAACCCGGTGACGGCCTGGGCATCGCGGGTGACGAGGTGCTCATCGTCGGCCCCGACGTCACCGCCGCCGCGGCCGGGCTGATCGATCTGCTGCTCGCCGCGGGCGGCGAACTCATCACCGTGCTCACCGGGCATGGTGTGGATTCAGCCGTCGGCGAGGCACTGCAGGCCCACGTTCACGACAAACACCTGGGCGTCGAACTGGTGACGTATCACACCGGGCACCGCGGCGACGCACTGCTGATCGGGGTTGAGTGA
- a CDS encoding thiamine-phosphate kinase: MAEDTAGANDAQTSPGPFAGSASDSLSAVGEFAVIDRLLNGRVQPPSVTVGPGDDAAVIATSDGRTAVSTDMLVERRHFRLDWASPHQIGRKAIAQNAADIEAMGARPAAFVVSFGAPSDTPADAAVELSDGMWDEARRCGGGIAGGDLVRAPLWVISVTVLGDLGGRAPVLRSGARAGDVVAVAGDLGRSAAGYALWAKGIDEYPELRERHLVPRPPYGHGVAAADAGATAMTDVSDGLIADLGHIATASGVEIDVATDLLASDHAAVAAAAATVAADAWSLVLGGGEDHALVATFPGEVPDGWRVIGRVRASHAGARVLVDGEKWSGTAGWQSFD; this comes from the coding sequence ATGGCCGAGGACACAGCCGGGGCGAACGATGCGCAGACGTCACCCGGACCGTTTGCTGGTTCGGCGTCCGACTCCCTGTCGGCGGTGGGTGAGTTCGCCGTCATCGACCGCCTGCTGAACGGTCGCGTGCAACCCCCGTCGGTGACGGTGGGTCCCGGCGACGACGCGGCCGTGATAGCCACGAGCGACGGCAGGACCGCGGTGTCCACCGACATGCTGGTCGAGCGAAGGCATTTCCGTCTCGACTGGGCGAGCCCACACCAGATCGGCCGTAAGGCCATCGCGCAGAACGCCGCCGACATCGAGGCCATGGGCGCACGGCCGGCAGCGTTCGTGGTGTCGTTCGGAGCGCCCTCGGATACCCCCGCCGACGCCGCGGTCGAACTCTCCGACGGCATGTGGGACGAGGCACGCAGGTGCGGTGGCGGCATCGCGGGCGGCGATCTGGTGCGCGCACCGCTGTGGGTGATATCGGTCACCGTGCTGGGTGATCTCGGCGGACGCGCACCGGTGTTACGCAGCGGGGCCCGTGCCGGCGACGTGGTCGCGGTGGCGGGTGACCTCGGGCGGTCGGCCGCGGGATATGCGTTGTGGGCCAAGGGAATCGACGAGTATCCCGAACTCAGGGAGCGTCATCTCGTGCCGCGGCCGCCGTACGGGCACGGCGTCGCCGCCGCCGACGCGGGTGCCACGGCCATGACCGACGTGTCCGACGGGCTGATCGCCGATCTCGGCCACATCGCCACCGCGTCCGGCGTCGAGATCGACGTCGCCACCGATCTCTTGGCATCCGATCACGCCGCCGTGGCCGCGGCCGCGGCGACCGTTGCCGCCGACGCGTGGTCGCTGGTGCTCGGTGGCGGAGAGGACCATGCGCTCGTCGCGACGTTCCCCGGCGAGGTTCCCGACGGCTGGCGGGTGATCGGACGGGTTCGCGCGAGCCACGCAGGGGCGCGGGTGCTCGTCGACGGCGAGAAATGGTCGGGCACCGCGGGATGGCAGTCGTTCGACTGA
- a CDS encoding DUF3515 domain-containing protein, producing the protein MTDPHTTDGPPRALLIAAVVVAVSVLITVLGIAASHKQSPEQEPVAISSVPAPQADSPECHALMDGLPEQLGDFRRAPTVEPTPQGTAAWRGAADMEPIILRCGLERPVDFVVGAPLQVVDLVQWFRVGDTGAAQPGDADAGAAEDTRSTWYAVDRPVYVALTLPSGSGPTPIQLISGQIARAMPEKPVEPGPAR; encoded by the coding sequence GTGACCGATCCGCACACCACCGACGGCCCGCCCCGCGCTCTGTTGATCGCGGCGGTCGTTGTCGCGGTGTCGGTGTTGATCACCGTGCTGGGAATCGCCGCGTCGCACAAGCAGTCCCCCGAACAGGAACCGGTGGCGATCTCGTCGGTGCCCGCCCCGCAGGCCGACAGCCCGGAATGCCACGCGCTCATGGACGGCCTGCCGGAACAACTCGGCGATTTCCGGCGTGCGCCGACGGTCGAGCCGACGCCGCAGGGCACGGCGGCCTGGCGCGGCGCGGCCGACATGGAACCGATCATCCTGCGGTGCGGTCTGGAACGACCCGTCGACTTCGTGGTGGGCGCACCGCTGCAGGTGGTCGATCTGGTGCAGTGGTTCCGCGTGGGCGACACCGGCGCCGCACAACCCGGGGACGCCGACGCGGGCGCGGCCGAGGACACACGCAGCACGTGGTACGCGGTCGACCGCCCGGTGTATGTGGCGCTGACGCTGCCGTCGGGCTCCGGGCCGACACCGATCCAGCTGATCTCGGGTCAGATCGCACGGGCCATGCCCGAAAAACCCGTCGAGCCGGGCCCCGCGCGCTGA
- a CDS encoding D-alanine--D-alanine ligase family protein, translated as MTAPNHPPGRTRVAVVYGGRSSEHAISCVSAGSILRNLDPERFEVVAIGITPDGSWVLTDGRPETLAITDGKLPAVTEASGTELALPAAPNRSGQLLALGNGPGEILAAVDVVFPVLHGPYGEDGTIQGLLELAGVPYVGSGVLASAAGMDKEYTKKLLAAEGLPIGDQVVLRPGVETLDLEQRERLGLPVFVKPARGGSSIGVSRVTAWDELPAAVALARRHDPKVIVEAAVIGRELECGVLEFPDGRLEASTVGEIRVAGVRGREDGFYDFATKYLEDAAELDVPAKVDDDVADEIRQLAVRAFTAIGCQGLARVDFFLTDDGPVINEINTMPGFTTISMYPRMWAAGGIDYPTLLAAMVDTAIARGTGLR; from the coding sequence GTGACTGCCCCGAACCATCCTCCTGGCCGCACCCGCGTCGCCGTCGTCTACGGCGGGCGTAGCTCGGAGCACGCGATCTCGTGCGTGTCGGCAGGCAGCATCCTGCGCAACCTCGATCCGGAGCGTTTCGAGGTCGTCGCCATCGGCATCACGCCTGACGGCTCGTGGGTGCTCACCGACGGTCGGCCCGAGACGCTCGCGATCACCGACGGCAAACTGCCCGCGGTGACCGAGGCGTCGGGCACCGAACTCGCGCTGCCCGCCGCGCCCAACCGCAGCGGCCAGTTGCTGGCGCTGGGCAACGGCCCCGGCGAGATCCTCGCCGCGGTCGATGTGGTGTTCCCCGTGCTGCACGGTCCGTACGGCGAAGACGGCACCATCCAGGGCCTGCTCGAACTCGCAGGCGTGCCCTACGTGGGATCGGGCGTGCTGGCCAGCGCCGCCGGTATGGACAAGGAGTACACCAAGAAGCTGCTCGCCGCCGAGGGGCTGCCGATCGGCGATCAGGTGGTCCTGCGTCCCGGCGTCGAGACCCTCGACCTCGAACAGCGTGAGCGGCTCGGCCTGCCGGTCTTCGTCAAACCCGCGCGCGGCGGATCCTCGATCGGCGTCAGCCGGGTCACCGCGTGGGACGAACTGCCCGCAGCGGTCGCGCTGGCGCGCCGCCATGACCCGAAGGTCATCGTCGAGGCCGCGGTGATAGGCCGTGAATTGGAGTGCGGTGTCCTGGAGTTCCCCGATGGCCGTCTCGAGGCCAGCACGGTCGGCGAGATCCGCGTGGCCGGTGTGCGCGGCCGCGAGGACGGGTTCTACGACTTCGCCACCAAATACCTCGAGGACGCGGCCGAACTCGACGTGCCCGCCAAGGTCGACGACGACGTCGCCGACGAGATCCGGCAGCTCGCGGTGCGCGCGTTCACCGCGATCGGCTGCCAGGGCCTCGCACGCGTCGACTTCTTCCTCACCGACGACGGTCCGGTGATCAACGAGATCAACACCATGCCGGGGTTCACCACCATCTCGATGTACCCGCGGATGTGGGCCGCCGGCGGTATCGACTATCCGACGCTGCTGGCCGCGATGGTCGACACCGCGATCGCGCGGGGCACCGGCCTGCGCTGA
- the recG gene encoding ATP-dependent DNA helicase RecG, with protein sequence MATLEDSLQFVLGKKAADKLEEHFGLRTVNDLLRHYPRKYSDGMTVRGEGEALDLEEGEHVTFIDVITEAQPGTMKRPVKTKTGKQFTPKYLRVKLGDHKPKVTATFFNANWMIDELKVGTRLMLSGEVKYFRDTVQLNHPAFLVLESPSGRTIGTKSLKTIAEASGASGEDMLAEFEKEFFPIYTASAKMQSWDIYRCIRQVLAVLDPIPDPLPKSFVQQRGLMSEDQALRAIHLAANSTERDRARERLTYDEAIGLQWGLVARRYGELAASGPSAPLRVDGLVAALRERLPFELTAGQREVLDVISGELASTRPMNRMLQGEVGSGKTIVSVLAMLQMVDAGYQCALLAPTEVLATQHARSVRDVLGPLAMAGELGGDEHGTRVALLTGSMTPQQKRAVRDEVASGAAGIVIGTHALLQDAVEFDNLGMVVVDEQHRFGVEQRDTLRAKAPEGLTPHLLVMTATPIPRTVALTVYGDLETSTLRELPRGRQPITSNTIFVSQKPAWLDRAWARIREEVAAGRQAYVVASRIDENDKPSGGKENEGRQAGPPPITVVELYERLRNGPLEGLRLGLMHGRLSGDEKDEVMSRFRAGEIDVLVCTTVIEVGVDVPNSTVMVVMDADRFGISQLHQLRGRIGRGQHPSLCLLATRMPENSKAGERIKAVASTLDGFELADLDLEERREGDVLGLNQSGRTINLRFLSLRDHLEVITDARAFCETRYEQDPNDTGMALLAAQFVNTDRVEYLEKA encoded by the coding sequence ATGGCCACGCTCGAAGATTCCCTTCAATTCGTCCTCGGGAAGAAGGCGGCCGACAAGCTCGAAGAGCACTTCGGGCTGCGCACCGTCAACGACCTGCTGCGGCACTATCCGCGCAAGTACAGCGACGGCATGACCGTGCGCGGTGAGGGCGAGGCGCTCGATCTGGAAGAGGGCGAACACGTCACGTTCATCGACGTCATCACCGAAGCCCAGCCGGGGACCATGAAACGGCCCGTCAAGACCAAGACGGGTAAGCAGTTCACCCCCAAGTACCTGCGCGTCAAGCTCGGCGATCACAAGCCGAAGGTGACCGCGACGTTCTTCAACGCCAACTGGATGATCGACGAACTCAAGGTCGGCACCCGGCTCATGCTCTCCGGTGAGGTCAAGTACTTCCGCGACACCGTGCAGCTGAACCACCCGGCGTTTCTGGTGCTCGAATCGCCCAGCGGGCGCACGATCGGCACCAAGTCGCTCAAAACCATCGCCGAGGCCTCCGGCGCCTCGGGCGAGGACATGCTCGCCGAGTTCGAGAAGGAGTTCTTCCCGATCTACACGGCGTCGGCGAAGATGCAGAGCTGGGACATCTACCGGTGCATCCGCCAGGTCCTCGCGGTGCTCGACCCGATCCCCGATCCACTGCCCAAATCCTTTGTGCAGCAACGTGGTCTGATGTCCGAGGACCAGGCGCTGCGGGCGATCCATCTCGCGGCGAACTCGACCGAGCGCGACCGCGCCCGCGAGCGGCTCACCTACGACGAGGCGATCGGGCTGCAGTGGGGTCTGGTGGCCCGCCGCTACGGCGAACTGGCCGCGTCGGGTCCGTCGGCGCCGTTGCGGGTCGACGGTCTGGTGGCCGCGTTGCGGGAGCGGTTGCCGTTCGAGCTGACCGCCGGTCAGCGTGAGGTGCTCGACGTGATCTCCGGTGAGCTCGCCTCGACGCGCCCGATGAACCGCATGCTGCAGGGCGAGGTGGGCTCGGGCAAGACGATCGTATCGGTGCTGGCCATGTTGCAGATGGTCGATGCCGGGTATCAGTGCGCGCTCCTCGCGCCGACCGAAGTGCTTGCGACACAACATGCTCGCTCGGTGCGCGACGTGCTGGGGCCGCTGGCGATGGCCGGTGAGCTGGGCGGCGACGAGCACGGCACGCGCGTCGCTCTCCTTACGGGATCGATGACGCCGCAACAGAAACGCGCGGTGCGTGACGAGGTGGCCTCGGGCGCGGCCGGCATCGTCATCGGCACCCACGCGCTGCTGCAGGACGCCGTCGAGTTCGACAACCTCGGCATGGTCGTGGTCGACGAGCAGCACCGCTTCGGTGTCGAGCAGCGGGATACGTTGCGCGCCAAGGCTCCTGAAGGGCTGACGCCGCATCTTCTGGTCATGACGGCCACGCCCATCCCGCGCACGGTCGCGCTCACCGTCTACGGCGATCTGGAGACCTCGACCCTGCGCGAACTCCCGCGCGGGCGCCAACCCATCACGAGCAACACGATTTTCGTGTCGCAGAAGCCCGCCTGGCTGGACCGTGCGTGGGCCCGGATCCGCGAGGAGGTGGCCGCGGGGCGGCAGGCATACGTCGTCGCGTCGCGCATCGACGAGAACGACAAACCCTCCGGCGGCAAGGAAAACGAGGGCCGCCAGGCCGGCCCGCCGCCCATCACGGTGGTCGAACTCTACGAGCGCCTGCGCAACGGCCCGTTGGAGGGCCTGCGCCTGGGCCTCATGCACGGCAGGCTCTCGGGTGACGAGAAGGACGAGGTGATGTCGCGGTTCCGTGCCGGCGAGATCGATGTCCTGGTGTGCACCACGGTGATCGAGGTGGGCGTGGACGTGCCCAACTCGACCGTGATGGTGGTGATGGACGCCGACCGGTTCGGCATCAGCCAGTTGCACCAGTTGCGCGGCCGCATCGGCCGTGGACAACATCCCAGCCTGTGCCTGCTGGCCACGCGGATGCCCGAGAACTCGAAGGCGGGAGAGCGCATCAAGGCGGTGGCGTCCACCCTCGACGGTTTCGAACTGGCCGACCTGGACCTCGAAGAGCGCCGCGAAGGCGATGTGCTGGGCCTCAACCAGTCCGGCCGCACGATCAATCTGCGCTTCCTGTCGCTGCGCGACCACCTCGAGGTGATCACCGACGCCCGCGCGTTCTGCGAGACGCGCTACGAGCAGGATCCGAACGACACCGGAATGGCCTTGCTCGCGGCGCAGTTCGTCAACACCGACCGCGTCGAGTACCTGGAAAAGGCATGA
- a CDS encoding TetR/AcrR family transcriptional regulator, with protein MTAREATPSARQTELLEAAYRYALSHGLADMSLRPLASAIGSSPRVLLYLFGSKDGLVRALVARARADELAVLDRLHGAASAEPLSLGVAVTEIWNWLAAEQHRPLLKLWVEAYGRSLIESDGAWAGFARATVDDWMGLLARCQPEGHRDTEDGAVQRTLALALLRGALLDLLATGDTERVTRAVHHQAARF; from the coding sequence GTGACCGCACGCGAGGCAACCCCTTCGGCCCGGCAGACCGAACTGCTCGAAGCCGCGTACCGGTATGCGCTGAGCCACGGCCTCGCCGACATGTCGTTGCGCCCGTTGGCGTCGGCGATCGGGTCCAGCCCGCGGGTGCTGCTCTACCTCTTCGGCAGCAAGGACGGACTCGTGCGCGCGCTGGTCGCACGGGCGCGCGCCGACGAACTCGCGGTGCTCGACCGCCTCCACGGCGCCGCGAGCGCAGAACCCCTGAGCCTCGGCGTCGCGGTCACGGAAATCTGGAATTGGCTTGCCGCAGAACAGCATCGACCGCTGCTGAAGTTGTGGGTCGAGGCCTACGGCCGTTCACTAATCGAATCGGACGGAGCGTGGGCGGGCTTCGCCCGAGCGACCGTCGACGACTGGATGGGCCTGCTGGCGAGATGTCAGCCAGAAGGGCACAGGGACACCGAGGACGGCGCGGTGCAGCGCACGCTCGCGTTGGCGCTCCTGCGCGGCGCGCTGCTCGACCTGCTCGCCACCGGCGACACCGAGCGGGTCACCCGAGCCGTGCACCACCAGGCCGCCAGGTTCTGA